From the Onychomys torridus unplaced genomic scaffold, mOncTor1.1, whole genome shotgun sequence genome, the window TACCACTCCTCCTGCTGCCATCCTACCCTGAGAGagaaagacctacttcctgtgtgtctgtattgcctatctgttctgccttctcattggctctaaacccaaccacatgactttttcatcactgcctgtctatacagacctccaggtctctatggtacttggattaaaggtgtgagtcaccaggctggttgtgtccttgaacacacagactctgcctgccatgtgatcagggtgtgtgccaccactaccagacttctgcttaatggctatgacctctaatcctcaggcaactttattaatataaaataaaatcacattttagcaaaaaaaaaatcaccatattttctccttctattctaataaaaataagaaaaggaaaaaaatttttttttcctattatccaatgtctctctgcagctgttgttcctttctcattaacatTGAGAAAGTTCAAAGTTAATAGTgtattatgcagtctatttctgggaggtttttttttttaacctctttctgtttatttagcatatcctttggagttctgtttgatctttctataactgcttggcctgtaggattatgtggtatagctgtaatatgctttattttgtaataagcaaaaaactgtttcatttttacagagacatatgctggagcatcgtcagttttaatttgtacaggtatacccatgatggccataacttctagcaaatgaatgattacagaatcagctttttcagaactcaaagcagtcgcccattgaaatcctgaataagtattaatggtatggtgtacatcttacaattttccaaattctccaaagtgaaacacatccatctgccagatttaaTTCCTCTGAGTACACTTTGGGTtatatcctgctggtaatggtgtctgattgtaaaaaaaaacaaaaaaacaaaacaaatcaacaacaacaaaaaaaccaagtagggcatttccttacaatttccttggcttgttgccaggttatggaaaaatcttttttaaaacctatactattgacatgatttttttttatgaaattctgaagcctCTTGTACATTCCCTATTAAAAAtgtatcaatctcatcattaccttgtgctaaagGGACTGGCAAACCCATATGGGATCAGAAGTgtattatatataaaggatgattcctattcctgattatgtCTTGTAGCTGAATAAATactgaagttaattctgactcaacagggataaattctgcagtctcaatatgtaataccattctttcagcatactgagaatcAGCAACTATGttaagaggttctgaaaaatccattaatatcaacagaatagcatacaattatGATTTTTGAACTGAAATATAAAGACTTTGaaccattttacttaaattttctgatttgtaacctgcctttccttgatTTATTGCATCTTTATAAAATGTTACAAATTCCAGATATGGGTATTTCCCATACAATTtgaggcaaaatccaatcagctctctttataatatcaattctatcacttttgggatatttgctgttaatcactcccaaaaaattactacaagctctttgccaaggttcacttactgcccataatttttcaatgtcctctttggttaaaggtatgacaatttctgctgggtctattcctgctaattgacgaagtctcagttttcatttcaaaatcaAGTCAGATACTtgttccacataagtttttaatttgttactctatttggtaaaaaaaaaaaaaatccattccaaaataatatcttccttctgcattaaaattcctgtaggagaatgtctagagggtaaaataaccaaaatgcaatccagctttggatcaatatgatccatgtgtccttcatgtactttcttttttaacaaggCCAATTTTTCTCAGCtgcaggtgataattctcttggactatttaagtccttgtccctGCTAAGGttatgaacaaattattcagttcatcattttttaccccaacaatagttcatagatgagaaatgtctacaaataatctttgaaagtcattaagagtccataatcagtctctcctaatttgcaccttttggggtctaattttttgtagacttattttatatcctaaataattaatacaatctcctttttgtatcttttcaggagcaatttgtaatccccatcaaggcaaaattttctttatttattcaaacattctttctaaagtatctgcatttgagtcagctagtaaaatatcatccatataattataaattatagatttaggaaattctTATGTATCACTttcaatggctgttgtacaaaatattgtcacagggttgggctatttaacactACCTATGGGTGGACCCTCCTTTGATATCTCTTAatcagttgagaattattataagtagacactgtgaaagaaaatgtttctctgtttttttttttttttcttgtaaggatATTGAAGTGAAACAGTCTTTTtaattgataactataagaggccatccttttgGTAACAgaataggcaaaggaattccagattgcagagagcccattggctgaattacttttttaattgctctaaggtctgttaccattctccatttactagatttctttttaataacaaatacaggagaattccaagggctggttgattcttcaatatgctgagcatttaactgctcttctaccagctcttctaaagcctgaagTTTCTCTCTTGTTAAAGGTCATTGCTGAACCTATACAGGCTTgtctattaaccattttaaaagtagagaGAGCTGTtgatgtctttggaagatcattagttgttgtgccctgttcttgtacaatctggatggctggtgaccactcattagaataataccttgtaatatttctctcagaaacatgtgttaatttatgatttgtttcttaggttggagggatgttattCTGattattccattgttgtaacaggtcttgatCCCACAAGTTCATAGCTATGTTATCCacatgtggttttaatttttctctctgtccttctggacctatacattgaaatcatcttgcactctgtttcacttgagataatgttccaattcttaacagctgaatgtttacctcctgaagaggccaagacggatgccaaaattctggtgcagtTATTATGGTcttgtcagcacctgtgtctaccaggacagacaacaaaacatcatttattcttattgttaattTTAGCCTTCgctcatttatagaagtttgccaaaatttttttctgtatggtttgtcctgaattttctgttctctctgtctcagctgttccatcactctgagcagcctggtttattccaataggcatttggttatttaattgctctgagtaggggtttctTCTAAGACTAGAGGAAAGGTCTAAACTGGATTTGCTatgggggcctgcctgaggcccctctgggagtttcccaaccGAGGCAAAGGATTactttgtctgtcccttgttgatctacatttgttggtccaatgtttacccttaccacaccttctgcatactccagcaGGAAGAGCCattctgttgttattgttccttgaagaaacattttttttctaggaatgccctgtatacagtcccttttcaaatgaccttggtttccacatccaaaacatcagACATTTCTCAAACatcttgaaattgcttcttctATCCAcaaatcatcatggccatgaGATTCGACATTAAAGGTGTCTCTAATCCAAACTTCCAAgagtgcagatcttgcctttaaaggcctgatTATtctgcatgctgcatttgcattctcaaaagccaaagattcaagtATTAtcttgccccggccagcggggtgtcaaggaggggcgacccacctgtgggagagaatgaaagggaagggcgacacaaagagatggacagcaagagagtattctgatcaagccgccaatctttatttttctccacatggcttatatagcataaggggggaaggggcaggaaggagggaaaggaaaaaggggcatgtagaacatggaaggggtgcaagacgtgtgaggcagattgtgcaactgcgagatgtctgctaaggtcactgggcagtatattctgttgctaagctacctgaccatggaatgctctttacatttggttgtcatggcatctgactgtgggatgttctcttatctttggaggcctctggttactgctctgggaaggggcttatgagtcattctttggtttagctagtactttccatggttcatgtttggtccctgacttcttggtccctaacattatctggctagcttctgaattcaggatcattctctttactgctgcagtcagtctttgtaagaaatctatgaatgattcttttgggccctgtatatcctttgtaaatgactcagttttctttcctgcttcctcaattctggcCAATGCATTCATgcctgccattcaacatagaactATGGTTTGGTTGTCATGTAAACATTGTCTTGGTATTTTcccatattggccttctccaaaaAGCTGATCCTGGGAGATTTTCACACCTCTAACCCTCCATTGATTTTCTATGGTTTTAGCTTGATCTCTGAACCACATGCACCACTGCAactgtgccatattttctttatccattcttcagttgaggggcatctaatttgtttccaggttcttgctattatgaataatgctgctatgaacatagttgagcatgtgtctttgtggtaagattgagcattccttgggtatatgcccaagagtgatataactgggtcttgaggaagacttattcccaattatctgagaaactgccatactgatttccagagtggctgtataagtttgcattcccaccaattccccttgctccacatcctctccaatataagctgtcttcagtgtttttgatcttggccattctgacaggtgtaagatggtatctcagggttgttttgatttgcatttccctgatgagtaaggatgtttaacaattccttaaatgcctttcagccatttgatattcttttgttgagaattctctgttaaggtctgtagcccatattttaattgaattgttcagtattttgatgtctagctttttgagttctttatatatattttagagatcagccctctgtcagatacgggattggtgaagatcttttcccatcctgttggctgtcatttggtcttattgaccacgtcatttgctctacaaaagcttcttggTTTAGggaaattcttttattaattgtcgctctcagtgtctgtgctactgaacactggcttttttttaatgaaagataaaTATTCAGAACAAATCTGAACAACTGATATTATATTCTAATCCACAAGAAAATAGCAAAACTGcagagaagacacaaactgaaaaGAGTAATTTAATGTCTTCACTTTAACTTGATAACACTTAGTTGACCCAGACCCTCTATCTTGGCCTGCTTTCCCAAGAACATTCTTGAGTTCACAACTCACTCATGATTCTGGGTTAAAACCACCTTTCTCCTGAGGGTCAGAGGTGGAAGGTTTCTCTGGGGTTCCTAGTAGATAAGGCAGAGGTGCAAATATAAATGTCTGGCAAGTTTCTTTCCTGGGGGGAACCATTTCTCACTGCTGACAGTGATAGTGGAACATTGAAGATGTGGTACTCACTCCAAGGACTGATGCATGCAGCCTGGAGCATGTTCACTGGGCCTTTCCCTAGGTCCCTTACTATGAAGTGGCAAGACAagcttctctttctgctcttaaAGGGGATGGTGTCTCAGCTTCATGCTGGGACCATCACCCTGGAGAGAGACTTCCTTGGCTGACCAGTGTTGATGAGACTGTTGTGAAGTGTGAGAGATAGTGGGATGAGCACccagggtggggacaggaggtaCTACTGTGGACTGAGACACCACATGGCTAGAACACCAGCTTTTTAAAGCCTGAGCCACCTGAGTTAGCACTCTGGCTGCAAGTAGCTCCAGCTGTGGGTAACTTCTTGTAGCTATACTTCCAATGCAGCTCTGACCACATGCAGCTGTATCAGTAGCTCTGGTTGGGCCTGAGTCTAGGCCAAGACTGGGACCTGGGCAGAGCCAGGGAGCCAGGCAGAGTCAGGCCAAGCCACCagtggtttttaatgaattcttgccatgtgggCACCCAAATAtagttggtacttggattaaaggtgtgtgtcaccatgctgactatgtccttgaacactcagactctgcctgccatgtgattggtttaagggcatgtgccaccactgccagacttctgcttaatggctataacctctgatccccaggcaactttatttattattataaaataaaatcacatttcagcacaaataaaatatcaccataagtatTCCTGACAGTAATAGTGCCTGGGACTTCTCAGTCATTAAATTATAGGTGTGTGACATTTTTCTGCTTGTtgtgcttattttgattttttaataaatatgattCTCTTTACTATATACATTGATATGTTCCACACATGTGTCTGGCCCTCACAGTAGTGAAAAGAAGGTCTTAGAATCCATGAGCTTGGAATAATGAACAGGTGTGTGATCCCCCATTTAAGTACTGGCAATTGAACCCAACTATATGCAATACCAGCAAGAGCTTTTAATTTCTGAGTCATTTGTACTGCCCTGTGTTGATTGTTTATAATCAGTAATGATATTGCCAAGGTTATCATCTGTATATTtgtaactatttaaatagacagTTCGTTTTAGTAAGATTTATTAAAGTACAGTTTAAACTGTAGCAATGCAGGTTTCTGGAAGATGAATACAGAACTGGAGTGAATGCTTAATTCTTAGAAGCAagttcagtaaaaataaaaaaagtctcTGAGTGTATCCTGTCTTTGCTGTACATTTCATTGATGTTTGCAGTGCAGAGAGGatcttaatatttactttttgctGTCCAGGAACTGATTGCATAGACTACGCTAACTTTCAACTCAAAAGTACATatatctgcctctgctttctgagttctgggattaaaggcataagccaatGTACAGAGTTTACTCATCATTTTTGTAGTTAATAATTATTCCTACAATTTCTCTGATGTGTACTCAATACTTCTGATGTGTTTGATTGTCTCTCTATGTCTGTTAATAGGCATTTCTCTTGCAAGCTAATATTCCATTCAAAGCATTCAGAAATAATATAGGTAAACCTCCTATTCTGTTTCATTCTAAAATAACTTGATGGTTATATTGTAATGTCTGGGTTATAGAGTAAGTGTTGGAAGCACCAGAATTATATGACTACATTGTCAAAGAAGTATGCGTTTACAATGTTGTCAGTATCATGCTTTTTGctttatacatatgtatggcATACTTATGTATGGCATATTTTAGGATGCCGTGCAATATAATGATGTGCGTGTCAATTTCACTGAAGAGGAATGGGCATTCCTGGATCCTTCACAGGAATATCTCGATGAAGATGCATTGCTGGAGACATATATGAACCTCACTGGAATAGGTaaattttccttcacattttaaattaagacaACAACTGTTCCTTGGTTATTGATGCTCTTTGGTAATTCTGATTGAGAATAAGGAAGAATGAGGTGACTAAATCAGGCATGGTTTTAAAGATCACTAAAGATAGAAACTCCAATTTTTCACAATTTCCTCTAATATTTCATACATTTCCTCATCTTATATTTTAGAATTAAAGTGGGAAGATCTTGAatttgaagaacattgtcaaagtttTCAAAGTCATGAAAGGTAATTTTCATGTGCAAGCTGATACAAATGTGCCCCtagatatattttaatgtatcttgaagttttaaagaaatgcaGCAGTGTAAGTAATCACAGCTCAAAATACATTCATGACCATTAAATATTCACAATCTATGTGCCTGAAAGGCAGTTAAGTGAATTGTGTTGGTAGGTCCTTCTctgtagaaggaagaaaatgaatcaaTGCCTTAACAGATATCAGCATTTGAATCATAGATCTATCAGAGCTATGCTTTGAAATTGCCACTTCATTTAGTTTCATATCACTCATATTACCAAAGGtatatatattgaatatgtgATAAGTGTATGTTCAAAAACCTTCTAATAAACAAATAGTCCATAATAAAGCCGGTGTTACTCTCTAGTTGTTCTGACTAGGCTAAGTTTAGTGAGTTGGGTTATTAGAGTCAAGAATTAAGGGGGGCTTAAACTCTATACCACATGTCTATGAGTAACAAAATGTGAAGCTGTGTGGAGGCATTatacaaatgttttatttgttagtCTTCATTTACTAGGTATATCATATGTCACTCTGTATACAAGCCAAAAGAACATAGGGATATGGAAACAATGTATCCATTTCCATCTCAGAACAATTAAAATTTCTGTAGTTCTCCCATGTTGAGTAGACTTGCTTAATGTAATTCAAGTTTACATGTAATTGGTAATACATCAgcaaacaaactgaagaaaagcCCTATGAGTAGTGGGAATGTGTAATCTTCTGTCTGTCCTGGTTCATTTTGCAAATGTAGTAGGATTCTCAGTACAGgaaaatgtatttatgaaataAGTGTGATAATGGTCTGAATTCCTCCAGTTCTTTTTATCTATGTGAAAAATCTCATTGAGAAAAATGATTACATAAAGTGAATCATGTAATGAAGGCTCTTACCATCACAGGCATCTTCTAATGTACAGAATATTCCTTAATTAAGAGAAACAGCAAAATTGtaagcaaagaaacaaagactaAAGATCTGATTCCTCTTTACATGTACACCAAATTCTAAAATTTATTCATACAGAAATAATTATGCAACCATGTATTGACTGTGGTAAAGcttttacattttcaaattatcCTTGCAggaatgaaagaacacatactggagagaatcCTTATGAATGTAAGGAATATGGTAAAGCTCTTAATCAAAACAGTGTTCTTCAAagtcatgaaagaacacatactggagagaaaccttatgaatgtaaggAATATGGTAAAGCTCTTAATCAAAACAGTGTTCTTCAAagtcatgaaagaacacatactggagagaaatcatATAAATGTAACCAATGTAGTAAGGTCTTTGCACGTCGCAATCACCTTCTAAGGCAtacaagaacacacactggagagaaaccctatgaatgtaatcagtgtggaaAAGCCTTTGCTCAAAACAGTATTCTTCAAagtcatgaaagaacacataaaggagagaaaccatatgaatgtaatcagtgtagtAAAGCCTTTATACgacacagtcatcttcaaaggcataaaagaacacatactagagagaaaccctttgaatgtaaggaatgtggtaaagcctttgctcaaaagagtgttcttcaaattcatgaaagaacacatactggagagaaaccttatgaatgtaatcaatgtagTAAAGCCTTTATACgacacagtcatcttcaaaggcataaaagaacacatactagagagaaaccctttgaatgtaaggaatgtggtaaagcctttgctcaaaagagtgttcttcaaattcatgaaagaacacatactggagagaaatcatatgaatgtaatcaatgtaaTAAAGCCTTTGTACGTCACaatcatcttcaaaggcataaaagaacacatactggagaaaaaccttatgaatgtaatcagtgtggcaaagcctttgctcaaaacagtgttcttcaaattcatgaaaaaacacatactggagagaaaccatatcaatgtaatcaatgtgataaagcctttttaCGTCACaatcatcttcaaaggcataaaagaacacatactggagagaaaccctttgaatgtaaggaatgtggtaaagcctttgctcaaaacagtgttcttcaaattcatgaaagaacacatactggagagaaatcgtatgaatgtaatcaatgtagTAAAGCCTTTGTACGTCACaatcatcttcaaaggcataaaagaacacatactggagaaaaaccttatgaatgtaatcagtgtggcaAAGCCTTTGCTCAAAACAGTGTTCTTCAAAGTCATGaaaaaacacatactggagagaaaacatatcaatgtaatcaatgtgataaagcctttttaCGTCACaatcatcttcaaaggcatacaagaatacatactggagagaaaccctttgaatgtaaggaatgtggtaaagcctttgctcgaAACAGTGTTCTTCAAagtcatgaaagaacacatactggagagaaaccctatgagtgTAATCAATGTAGTAAAGCCTTTATACATCACAGTCATCTTCAgaggcatgaaagaacacatactagaGATAAACCTTTTGAATGTTaccaatgtggtaaagcctttgctcaaaaGAGTGTTCTTCAAagtcataaaagaacacatactggagagaaaccctttgaaTGTAACCAATGTAATAAAGCCTTTGTAAGTCACAGTCATCTTCGAAGGCAtacaagaacacatactggagagaaaccctatgaatgtaatcagtgtggtaaagcctttgctcaaaacAGTGTTCTTCAAagtcatgaaagaacacatactggagagaaaccctatgaatgtaatcagtgttgtAAAGCCTTTGTACGTCatagtcatcttcaaaggcataaaagaacacatactagtgaaaccctttgaatgtaaggaatgtggtaaagcctttgctc encodes:
- the LOC118575918 gene encoding zinc finger protein 431-like; the protein is MVLKEVAKPKSPQSEKRIQKNDQDAVQYNDVRVNFTEEEWAFLDPSQEYLDEDALLETYMNLTGIELKWEDLEFEEHCQSFQSHERNERTHTGENPYECKEYGKALNQNSVLQSHERTHTGEKPYECKEYGKALNQNSVLQSHERTHTGEKSYKCNQCSKVFARRNHLLRHTRTHTGEKPYECNQCGKAFAQNSILQSHERTHKGEKPYECNQCSKAFIRHSHLQRHKRTHTREKPFECKECGKAFAQKSVLQIHERTHTGEKPYECNQCSKAFIRHSHLQRHKRTHTREKPFECKECGKAFAQKSVLQIHERTHTGEKSYECNQCNKAFVRHNHLQRHKRTHTGEKPYECNQCGKAFAQNSVLQIHEKTHTGEKPYQCNQCDKAFLRHNHLQRHKRTHTGEKPFECKECGKAFAQNSVLQIHERTHTGEKSYECNQCSKAFVRHNHLQRHKRTHTGEKPYECNQCGKAFAQNSVLQSHEKTHTGEKPFECKECGKAFARNSVLQSHERTHTGEKPYELMKLLIF